One Brachyhypopomus gauderio isolate BG-103 chromosome 15, BGAUD_0.2, whole genome shotgun sequence genomic region harbors:
- the cst3 gene encoding cystatin C (amyloid angiopathy and cerebral hemorrhage), with product MFLGVVAPILALFLAVGNAGIPGGPMDADRNDPAVQNALNFAEAQHNRATNDLYLSKVLHLVRVQTQVVSGRNYIFTVEMVRTNCRKSSNEECDVKNRSTLAQPKQCELVVYDQPWTQTIKLIRNTCK from the exons ATGTTTTTAGGGGTTGTCGCGCCAATCCTGGCCTTGTTCCTGGCTGTGGGGAACGCTGGCATCCCCGGAGGCCCGATGGACGCAGACCGTAACGATCCAGCGGTCCAAAACGCTCTGAACTTCGCAGAGGCGCAGCACAACCGAGCCACCAACGACCTGTACCTGAGTAAGGTTCTGCACCTGGTCCGGGTCCAGACGCAG GTTGTCTCTGGCAGGAACTACATCTTCACTGTTGAGATGGTCCGGACGAACTGCAGAAAGAGCAGCAATGAGGAGTGTGATGTCAAGAACAGGTCCACCCTCGCACAG CCCAAACAGTGTGAACTCGTCGTCTATGATCAGCCTTGGACTCAAACTATCAAGCTGATCAGGAACACCTGCAAATAG
- the mad2l1bp gene encoding MAD2L1-binding protein, with product MDEELKTEGVVNNNLTAVKNAISTDSCNERLSQVSQYKCPNNEISSAGDRDDPEHPHGVKGDLCGFTPAGTVTVTVTGRCGDAQRPTQVRNKHFTRDVTVRLCEEEDMSDRDVVSGRGTAPDHQPETSDTPLSDFTRQWDAEFRTVSAPQALCDDEETARKAREEGRVDIVFPGSVTQDSCCRFVCELLKCILYQRQQLPMTYDQMVFFQKQQHTTTPEDAVARKPTKPSGGVNWHRGQRTLQELDDVLIHLEALFSLTHVPRVLFMLGGSNLLPAELYEVDMEAVVVGGGVGTLRTSSCLRQLFRTLFVADLLSDVRPVRLMATTVMALGHRDCGVAWFKPKLDFKVPARVKRHVISLACDTSTARGLAVAGTQDWDDYIWFQAPVTVKGFCK from the exons ATGGACGAGGAGTTGAAGACGGAAGGAGTGGTGAACAACAATTTGACTGCCGTGAAAAACGCCATTTCCACGGATAGTTGCAATGAGCGTCTCAGCCAAGTGAGTCAATACAAGTGTCCGAACAACGAAATCAGTAGCGCAGGGGACCGCGACGACCCGGAACACCCGCACGGTGTGAAGGGGGACTTGTGTGGGTTTACACCCGCGGGGACGGTGACGGTGACGGTGACGGGCCGCTGCGGAGACGCCCAGCGACCAACACAAGTCAGAAATAAGCACTTTACTCGGGATGTGACTGTGAGATTATGCGAAGAGGAGGATATGAGTGACAGAGATGTCGTTTCTGGGAGGGGAACAGCACCAGACCATCAGCCAGAAACCA GTGACACTCCGCTCAGTGATTTTACCAGGCAGTGGGATGCTGAATTCAGGACAGTGTCTGCACCCCAGGCTTTATGTGATGATGAGGAGACCGCGAGGAAAGCCAGAGAGGAAGGGCGCGTGGACATTGTCTTCCCCGGCAGTGTCACACAGGACagctgctgcagatttgtctgcGAGCTGCTGAAATGTATCCTGTACCAGCGTCAACAGCTGCCCATGACATATGACCAGATGGTATTCTTTCAGAAACAGCAACACACAAccacg CCAGAAGACGCAGTAGCCAGGAAGCCTACAAAACCATCGGGAGGCGTGAACTGGCACCGGGGCCAGCGGACCCTGCAGGAGCTGGACGATGTGCTCATCCACTTGGAGGCACTGTTCTCCCTGACCCACGTGCCCCGGGTACTCTTCATGCTGGGGGGTTCCAATTTGCTCCCCGCCGAGCTGTACGAGGTGGACATGGAGGCCGTGGTAGTGGGAGGTGGCGTCGGGACGTTGAGGACTTCCTCCTGCCTGAGGCAGCTCTTCCGCACGCTCTTTGTGGCCGACCTGCTGTCTGACGTGAGGCCCGTGCGGCTCATGGCCACCACGGTCATGGCGCTCGGACACAGGGACTGCGGCGTGGCGTGGTTTAAACCGAAGCTCGACTTCAAAGTCCCTGCGAGGGTGAAGAGGCATGTGATTTCGTTAGCTTGCGACACGTCTACTGCACGTGGGCTTGCAGTGGCCGGTACACAAGACTGGGATGATTATATTTGGTTTCAAGCCCCAGTGACTGTTAAAGGCTTCTGTAAATGA
- the LOC143477040 gene encoding glycine N-acyltransferase-like, whose product MFCRGMETLTKEELKRAEKTLRQYLPKSQQVYGCVFMMRRVQADPMEVMVDQWPDFSVMIVKPKVQEVADLFKDVFVFNKDEASLRNILEKTDFLDWKQYFCISVATCHEEVLKAVAAAKGVPKKRLAVCRLMTLPDLSNLTNDRLSVQTSSLTESHIDLVNSTWKFGDEGFSKRMVRDMIVNFPSSCVLDADGHPVSWILTFSSCEMGLLYTLPEYRKKGYAKAVVSALAKKLHSEGYPVFCFIEEDNQRSYRLFRSLGFNEDSSDRFAWYVFHEKPLIPL is encoded by the exons ATGTTTTGTAGAGGAATGGAGACGCTGACCAAGGAAGAGCTGAAGAGAGCAGAGAAGACTCTTAGACAGTACCTTCCTAAATCTCAGCAG GTGTATGGATGTGTTTTCATGATGAGGCGAGTGCAGGCTGACCCTATGGAGGTGATGGTTGACCAATGGCCAGACTTCAGTGTGATGATCGTCAAACCGAAAGTGCAGGAG GTTGCTGACCTTTTCAAAGATGTATTTGTTTTTAACAAAGATGAAGCTTCTCTCAGGAACATTCTGGAAAAGACAGACTTTTTGGACTGGAAACAGTACTTCTGTATAA GTGTTGCTACGTGCCATGAGGAGGTGCTAAAAGCCGTAGCAGCAGCCAAGGGTGTGCCCAAGAAAAGACTGGCTGTCTGCCGTCTGATGACACTGCCCGATCTCTCGAACCTTACAAATGACAG GCTGTCCGTACAGACGTCATCTCTCACAGAGTCTCACATTGATCTTGTGAACAGCACCTGGAAATTCGGTGATGAAGGATTCAGTAAAAGAATGGTGAGGGACATGATCGTGAATTTCCCTTCTTCTTGCGTGCTGGACGCGGACGGCCATCCGGTGTCGTGGATACTGACCTTCTCCTCTTGTGAGATGGGTTTGCTGTATACACTGCCTGAGTACAGAAAGAAAGGCTACGCCAAAGCCGTGGTCTCCGCACTGGCAAAGAAACTCCATTCTGAGGGCTACCCAGTGTTCTGTTTCATCGAGGAAGACAACCAACGATCCTACAGACTTTTCAGAAGTCTAGGCTTCAATGAAGACAGCTCTGACAGATTTGCTTGGTATGTCTTCCATGAAAAACCCCTCATTCCACTATGA
- the ephx5 gene encoding epoxide hydrolase 1, which translates to MQTFQSIKQVILNLDHYSLKVLATTAVGIGGLLCYLALRRKPKTIPVGDGWWRVGERPLNEDTTIHPFVVESSEEMIQDLYQRIDQTRYTNSLEDSRFHYGFNSDYLRKVVSYWRNEFDWEKQVKVLNKYPHFKTNIEGLDVHFIHVKPARRAGQRVLPLLMVHGWPGSFYEFYRILPMITNTEEDVVFEVICASIPGYGYSEAPQVKGFNTMDAARIFLKLMERLNFTEYYLQGGDWGGFITCNMAQMKPERVRGLHLNMITGQAPGTMTLFSLVIGRYLPFLVGFTREDVKRMYPYMEKNVYELLRESGYLHIQATKPDTAGCGLNDSPVGLAAYILEKFSTWTDMKNRDLKDGALERKFSLDDLLTNVMIYWTTGSIISSMRFYKENMGTNFQKRVDNLTKIYVPAGLASFPHELLHCPRSWAYSRFRDVRSYNYMPRGGHFAAFEEPELLAKDMLQFAKKVESKRLK; encoded by the exons ATGCAGACTTTCCAAAGTATTAA aCAGGTCATCCTCAATCTAGACCACTACAGTCTTAAAGTCTTGGCCACTACTGCTGTTGGAATTGGAGGCCTCTTATGCTACTTGGCACTGAGGAGAAAGCCGAAAACGATCCCGGTTGGAGATGGGTGGTGGAGAGTTGGTGAGAGGCCCCTCAATGAGGACACAaccatacatccttttgttgtGGAGTCGTCTGAGGAGATGATACAG GATCTTTACCAGCGTATTGACCAGACAAGATACACCAACAGTCTGGAAGACTCTCGGTTTCATTATGGATTTAACTCTGACTATCTCAGAAAGGTAGTTTCATACTGGAGGAATGAGTTTGACTGGGAGAAACAGGTCAAGGTACTTAACAAGTACCCTCACTTCAAAACCAACATTGAGG GGTTAGATGTGCATTTCATTCACGTGAAGCCCGCTCGGCGTGCTGGGCAGAGGGTTCTGCCGCTCCTCATGGTGCATGGCTGGCCCGGCTCCTTCTACGAGTTCTACAGGATCTTGCCTATGATCACCAACACAGAGGAAGACGTCGTCTTTGAGGTGATCTGTGCCTCCATCCCAGGGTATGGTTACTCGGAAGCCCCGCAGGTGAAAG GGTTTAATACCATGGATGCTGCCCGCATATTCCTTAAACTGATGGAGAGACTGAACTTCACTGAGTACTACCTTCAAGGCGGGGACTGGGGGGGCTTTATCACCTGCAACATGGCCCAGATGAAGCCAGA GCGTGTGCGAGGTCTGCACCTGAACATGATTACTGGCCAGGCGCCAGGCACCATGACCTTATTCTCACTCGTCATCGGGCGCTACCTGCCTTTCCTGGTGGGCTTCACCAGAGAGGATGTGAAGAGAATGTATCCTTACATGGAAAAGAATGTGTACGAACTACTGCGTGAGTCTGGCTACCTGCACATCCAAGCCACCAAACCCGACACTGCAG GATGTGGGTTAAATGATTCTCCAGTGGGCCTGGCTGCCTATATTTTGGAGAAATTCAGCACATGGACAGATATGAAAAACAGGGATCTCAAGGATGGGGCTTTGGAGAG AAAGTTCAGTCTGGACGATCTCCTCACCAATGTGATGATCTACTGGACTACCGGCTCCATAATTTCCTCCATGCGCTTCTACAAAGAGAACATGGGCACAAACTTTCAGAAGAGAGTGGACAATTT GACCAAAATATACGTCCCAGCTGGATTAGCATCGTTCCCCCACGAGCTGCTCCACTGCCCCAGGTCCTGGGCCTACTCACGCTTCAGAGACGTGCGCTCCTACAACTATATGCCCCGGGGGGGGCACTTCGCAGCCTTCGAGGAGCCTGAACTACTGGCCAAGGACATGCTGCAGTTTGCAAAGAAGGTGGAAAGCAAGAGGCTCAAATAG